From Micromonospora rifamycinica, a single genomic window includes:
- a CDS encoding ROK family protein, which produces MGLTLAVDCGGGGIKGSVLDGDGTLRAPVIRVDTPYPLPPELFVKTLVELAGRLPRADRVTVGMPGMIRHGVVVATPHYVTRSGPRSRVDPDLLAEWSGYDARRAVTEAFGMPALVLNDAEVHGAGVVAGTGCELVLTLGTGLGSALFDGGRLAPHLELSHAPVRWGTTYDTYVGEPERRRLGDAFWSRRIRQVVDGLRPVFRWDRLYLGGGNSRLIRPEQVARMGDDVVIVPNTAGIVGGVRAWQLTGERNDPAS; this is translated from the coding sequence GTGGGACTGACGTTGGCGGTGGACTGTGGGGGCGGCGGCATCAAAGGCTCGGTGCTGGACGGGGACGGCACCCTGCGGGCGCCGGTGATCCGGGTGGACACCCCGTACCCGTTGCCGCCTGAGCTGTTCGTCAAGACGCTGGTGGAGCTGGCCGGGCGGTTGCCCCGGGCGGACCGGGTCACGGTGGGGATGCCGGGCATGATCCGGCACGGGGTGGTGGTGGCGACACCGCACTACGTGACCCGGTCCGGGCCGCGCAGCCGGGTCGACCCGGACCTGCTCGCCGAGTGGTCCGGGTACGACGCCCGTCGGGCGGTCACCGAGGCCTTCGGGATGCCGGCGCTGGTGCTCAACGATGCCGAGGTGCACGGTGCCGGGGTGGTCGCCGGGACCGGCTGCGAGCTGGTGCTGACCCTGGGCACCGGGTTGGGCAGTGCGCTCTTCGACGGTGGGCGGCTCGCCCCGCACCTGGAGCTGTCGCACGCCCCGGTCCGCTGGGGCACCACCTACGACACGTACGTCGGGGAGCCGGAGCGGCGGCGGCTCGGCGACGCCTTCTGGTCCCGGCGGATCCGGCAGGTGGTGGACGGGTTGCGCCCGGTGTTCCGCTGGGACCGGCTCTATCTCGGCGGCGGCAACTCGCGGCTGATCCGCCCCGAGCAGGTGGCCCGGATGGGCGACGACGTGGTGATCGTGCCGAACACGGCCGGGATCGTCGGCGGTGTCCGGGCCTGGCAGTTGACCGGGGAACGGAACGACCCGGCCTCCTGA
- a CDS encoding tetratricopeptide repeat protein, giving the protein MDLLAEYRRATMYFEMGDPSGAVRLLEPIVAAEPGNSSVRQLLARAYFQTAQLGRAEEQLRELVDRDPSDHYAHHVLGRTLERLNRYPDALRHLRIAAAMHSTNDDYVTALRRVESRVGNDR; this is encoded by the coding sequence ATGGATCTTCTGGCGGAGTACCGGCGGGCGACCATGTACTTCGAGATGGGTGACCCGAGCGGAGCGGTCCGGCTGCTGGAGCCGATCGTGGCGGCCGAGCCCGGCAACTCCTCCGTGCGTCAGCTGCTGGCCCGGGCGTACTTCCAGACCGCCCAGCTCGGCCGCGCCGAGGAGCAGTTGCGGGAGCTGGTCGACCGCGACCCCAGCGACCACTACGCCCACCACGTGCTGGGTCGGACGCTGGAGCGGCTGAACCGCTACCCGGACGCGTTGCGGCACCTGCGCATCGCGGCGGCCATGCACTCGACCAATGACGACTACGTGACCGCGCTGCGCCGGGTGGAGAGCCGGGTCGGCAACGATCGCTGA
- a CDS encoding helix-turn-helix transcriptional regulator — protein MPRHLYGAGEITTRLGVSRQRARQIIDRPDFPQPYDRLGMGAVWLKAEVEAWIREHRPHLGEADDEEQPA, from the coding sequence GTGCCACGCCACCTCTACGGGGCAGGCGAGATCACGACGCGGCTCGGCGTCAGCCGACAACGAGCGCGCCAGATCATCGACCGGCCCGACTTCCCCCAGCCGTACGACCGGCTCGGGATGGGTGCTGTGTGGCTCAAGGCAGAGGTCGAGGCGTGGATTCGTGAACACCGCCCCCACCTCGGCGAGGCAGACGACGAGGAACAGCCCGCCTGA
- a CDS encoding helix-turn-helix transcriptional regulator: protein MGRHLMGAYEIRMRLGVSRQRVEQLMKRPDWPKPYESLATGRIWRTEDIEAWIREHRPNLPDEA, encoded by the coding sequence ATGGGCCGGCATCTCATGGGCGCGTACGAGATCCGGATGAGGCTGGGCGTGAGCAGGCAACGCGTCGAGCAGTTGATGAAGCGCCCCGACTGGCCGAAGCCCTACGAGTCGCTCGCCACCGGTCGGATCTGGCGTACCGAGGACATCGAGGCCTGGATTCGCGAGCATCGGCCGAACCTGCCCGACGAAGCCTGA
- a CDS encoding Smr/MutS family protein — translation MKLKLDLHDIFNKGHDIDRALRGIMDEAVAKKATLVEIIPGKGSGQLKKKVLRFLDQKDVKQLYHRVEKDSKNFGRLFVHFRWK, via the coding sequence ATGAAGCTCAAGCTGGACCTGCACGACATCTTCAACAAGGGTCACGACATCGACCGTGCCCTGCGCGGGATCATGGACGAGGCGGTGGCGAAGAAGGCCACCCTGGTCGAGATCATCCCCGGCAAGGGCTCCGGCCAGCTCAAGAAGAAGGTGCTGCGCTTCCTCGACCAGAAGGACGTCAAGCAGCTCTACCACCGGGTCGAGAAGGACTCCAAGAACTTCGGCCGCCTCTTCGTCCACTTCCGCTGGAAGTAG
- a CDS encoding type II toxin-antitoxin system RelE family toxin, with the protein MTWKVELTNAAARELAKLDRSTQVRIGSAIDQLAVDPRPAGCVKLSGGDTKWRIRVGDFRIVYLILDDQVLIAVARIAHRREVYRSF; encoded by the coding sequence GTGACATGGAAGGTTGAGCTCACCAATGCTGCGGCGCGCGAACTGGCCAAGCTCGACCGCTCCACCCAGGTCCGCATCGGTTCCGCGATCGATCAGCTGGCAGTTGACCCTCGGCCCGCCGGCTGCGTGAAGCTGTCCGGTGGCGATACCAAGTGGCGCATCCGGGTAGGTGATTTTCGGATCGTCTACCTGATCCTGGATGACCAGGTTCTGATAGCAGTCGCGCGAATCGCCCACCGCAGAGAGGTGTACCGGTCCTTCTAG
- a CDS encoding GNAT family N-acetyltransferase has translation MRLEKVTPENYEAALKLSVRPDQEDLVGPVVKSLAEAYVFPDIAWPRLIFDGDRLVGFLMAFLDYAWGDNPDDVRSGLWRLNIAADAQGKGYGRFAVEAVCAEIRARGGNRAYVTWVPREGGPEDFYLKLGFRPTGEQSDGETVAVLDL, from the coding sequence ATGCGGCTGGAGAAGGTCACCCCGGAGAACTACGAGGCGGCGCTCAAGCTGTCGGTACGCCCCGACCAGGAGGATCTGGTCGGACCGGTGGTCAAGTCCCTGGCCGAGGCGTACGTCTTCCCGGACATCGCCTGGCCGAGGCTGATCTTCGACGGCGACCGGCTGGTCGGCTTCCTGATGGCCTTCCTCGACTACGCGTGGGGCGACAACCCCGATGACGTCCGGTCCGGCCTCTGGCGACTCAACATCGCGGCCGACGCCCAGGGGAAGGGCTACGGTCGGTTCGCCGTCGAGGCGGTGTGCGCGGAGATCCGCGCCCGGGGCGGCAACCGGGCGTACGTCACCTGGGTGCCCCGGGAGGGCGGGCCGGAGGACTTCTATCTGAAGCTGGGCTTCCGGCCGACGGGCGAGCAGAGCGACGGGGAAACGGTCGCCGTCCTGGACCTCTGA
- a CDS encoding M28 family peptidase codes for MGVPPASAADRALTRPPRRLLAALAALLALVAVGAAMLVTLATPTPRPADAPADEFSAARAYRTVQTVAQRPHPAGSAANDQVREHLVGALRGLGLQTEVQDTVAPEAGQLSGAAGGATVARVRNVVARLPGTASTGRVFLVAHYDSVQTGPGGNDDAAGTSTVLEVARALAAGPRLRNDVVFVLTDAEEACLCGAAAFAASHPLAADGGVVLNLEARGSTGPVIMFETSRDNAGLVAAFGRGAPHPVGTSFAVEIYRALPNDTDFTAFLDHDFVGLNAAYIDGGAIYHTPLDTPAALDRGSLQMHGDNALGLAREFGRTDLTALRSGHDATYFPVPGGLVRYPGWLTWPLAALALLGVLTLGWQVRRTGRLVAGFGLALVPIVAAPVAAQLLWAGITALRPGYAELLDPYRPVWYRLAVVALAAAILLAWYALARRRVGPAALAVGGLGWLAVLGVVLAALVPGGAYLATLPALAGALAGLVALRTRIDGPWPVAAVTLAGAVAVVILLPTVVLLFPALGMAMGGVAALFAVLLGLAALPVLDLLHPAAGGQRGPVAGDERDPAPGGEPGPVAARARRLGALPAVAAALAATVFAGVGLAVDRFDADHPVPTHLMYALDADTNEAQWITREGEPQPWTKEHAGSHFTEYLGAAFPGLGRESVFTGVAPAANLPAPTVQVLADTTAGGLRTLRLRLLPQRTVRLATLHVDANTAEVTRAEVAGREVPVGRQLTVEEASLDRWGFGIVFHAPPTEGVEITLTVRPRAGQVALRAMDASDGLEALPGFRKRPAGVGVVGSHTSEMLAVARTYPL; via the coding sequence GTGGGCGTACCCCCCGCCTCCGCCGCCGACCGGGCGCTGACCCGGCCCCCGCGTCGCCTGCTCGCCGCCCTGGCCGCCCTGTTGGCGCTGGTCGCGGTGGGTGCCGCGATGCTGGTCACCCTGGCCACCCCGACGCCCCGGCCGGCGGACGCCCCGGCCGACGAGTTCAGCGCCGCACGGGCCTACCGGACGGTGCAGACGGTGGCGCAGCGCCCGCACCCGGCCGGCAGCGCCGCCAACGACCAGGTCCGTGAGCACCTGGTCGGGGCGCTGCGGGGGCTGGGCCTTCAGACCGAGGTGCAGGACACCGTCGCCCCGGAGGCCGGGCAGCTCAGCGGCGCGGCCGGCGGGGCCACCGTCGCCCGGGTCCGTAACGTGGTGGCCAGGCTGCCCGGCACCGCCTCCACCGGCCGGGTCTTCCTGGTGGCGCACTACGACTCGGTGCAGACCGGCCCGGGTGGCAACGACGACGCGGCCGGCACCTCCACCGTGCTGGAGGTGGCCCGCGCGCTGGCCGCCGGCCCCCGGCTCCGCAACGACGTGGTGTTCGTGCTGACCGACGCCGAGGAGGCGTGCCTGTGCGGGGCGGCGGCGTTCGCGGCGAGCCACCCGCTCGCCGCCGACGGCGGGGTGGTGCTCAACCTGGAGGCCCGGGGCTCCACCGGGCCGGTGATCATGTTCGAGACGTCCCGGGACAACGCCGGGCTGGTGGCCGCCTTCGGCCGGGGCGCACCGCACCCGGTGGGCACCTCGTTCGCCGTGGAGATCTACCGGGCGCTGCCCAACGACACCGACTTCACCGCCTTCCTCGACCACGACTTCGTCGGGTTGAACGCGGCGTACATCGACGGGGGCGCGATCTACCACACCCCGCTGGACACCCCGGCGGCGCTGGACCGGGGCAGCCTCCAGATGCACGGTGACAACGCTCTCGGGCTGGCCCGGGAGTTCGGCCGCACCGACCTGACGGCGCTGCGGTCCGGGCACGACGCCACCTACTTCCCGGTGCCGGGCGGGCTGGTCCGCTACCCCGGCTGGTTGACCTGGCCGCTGGCCGCCCTGGCGCTGCTCGGGGTGCTGACGCTGGGCTGGCAGGTCCGGCGCACCGGCCGGCTGGTCGCCGGGTTCGGGTTGGCGCTGGTGCCGATCGTGGCCGCCCCGGTCGCCGCCCAACTGCTCTGGGCGGGGATCACCGCGCTGCGCCCCGGCTACGCCGAGCTGCTCGACCCGTACCGGCCGGTCTGGTACCGGCTGGCGGTGGTGGCGCTCGCCGCCGCGATCCTGCTCGCCTGGTACGCGCTGGCCCGCCGCCGGGTCGGCCCGGCGGCGCTGGCCGTCGGTGGGCTGGGCTGGTTGGCCGTGCTCGGAGTGGTGCTGGCGGCGCTGGTGCCCGGTGGGGCGTACCTGGCCACCCTGCCGGCGCTGGCCGGCGCGCTCGCCGGCCTGGTGGCGCTGCGTACCCGGATCGACGGCCCGTGGCCGGTGGCCGCGGTGACCCTGGCCGGGGCGGTCGCCGTGGTGATCCTGCTGCCCACGGTGGTGCTGCTCTTCCCCGCGCTGGGGATGGCGATGGGCGGGGTCGCGGCGCTGTTCGCGGTGCTGCTGGGGCTGGCCGCACTGCCGGTGCTCGACCTGCTGCACCCGGCGGCCGGCGGCCAGCGCGGCCCGGTCGCCGGCGACGAGCGCGACCCGGCCCCCGGCGGCGAGCCCGGCCCGGTCGCCGCCCGGGCGCGCCGGCTCGGCGCGCTGCCGGCCGTCGCCGCCGCGCTCGCCGCCACGGTGTTCGCCGGGGTCGGCCTGGCGGTCGACCGTTTCGACGCCGACCACCCCGTCCCCACCCACCTGATGTACGCCCTGGACGCCGACACCAACGAGGCGCAGTGGATCACCCGGGAGGGGGAACCTCAGCCGTGGACCAAGGAACACGCCGGTTCGCACTTCACCGAGTACCTGGGCGCAGCATTTCCCGGCCTGGGTAGGGAGTCGGTATTTACCGGGGTGGCCCCGGCGGCGAACCTGCCCGCGCCGACGGTGCAGGTGCTCGCCGACACCACCGCCGGTGGGCTGCGCACCCTGCGGCTGCGGCTGCTCCCCCAGCGCACCGTCCGGCTGGCCACCCTGCACGTGGATGCGAACACCGCCGAGGTGACCCGGGCCGAGGTGGCCGGCCGGGAGGTGCCGGTCGGACGGCAACTGACCGTCGAGGAGGCGTCGCTGGACCGGTGGGGCTTCGGGATAGTCTTCCACGCCCCGCCTACGGAGGGCGTCGAGATCACCCTGACCGTACGACCCCGGGCCGGGCAGGTCGCGTTGCGGGCGATGGACGCCAGCGACGGGCTGGAGGCGCTGCCGGGGTTCCGGAAGCGGCCGGCGGGGGTGGGGGTGGTCGGCTCGCACACCTCGGAGATGCTGGCGGTCGCCCGCACCTACCCGCTCTGA
- a CDS encoding PP2C family protein-serine/threonine phosphatase — translation MTRSHRGPGLAGPSVAPYPHGGLGHNPNLPPGERLRVLLVEDDEGDAFLVGELLAETNSMIDLLVATSLSEARQRIAGVDCVLLDLGLPDAQGLDGLRRVLEMSSGAAVCVLTGRSDEHLGIVAVAEGAQDYLVKGQVDGVLLTRALRYAVERKRADENARRLREVELRQAESARLERGLLPQPLMTTDEVAVHTFYRPGRHAALIGGDFFDVVQTRPDRVDLIVGDVCGHGVDEAALGVELRVAWRALILAGVPDDEVLPALEQVLMSERRLQEIFATVATARLDLAANRATVRLAGHPPPLLLSGGKVAPVPARGGLLLGVRPRRPVAFDLEFDTDDWSLLMYTDGLIEGRVGDGDDRLDVDGLTGLLQERANHAVPLSELPAWLVGRAEQINGGPLADDVAMLLVTRGGGR, via the coding sequence GTGACCCGGTCGCACCGGGGGCCCGGCCTGGCCGGGCCCTCCGTCGCGCCGTACCCGCACGGCGGGCTCGGGCACAACCCCAACCTGCCGCCGGGCGAACGGCTGCGGGTGCTGCTGGTCGAGGACGACGAGGGCGACGCCTTCCTGGTCGGTGAGCTGCTCGCCGAGACCAACTCGATGATCGACCTGCTGGTCGCCACCAGCCTCAGCGAGGCCCGGCAGCGCATCGCCGGCGTCGACTGCGTCCTGCTCGACCTCGGGCTGCCCGACGCGCAGGGCCTCGACGGCCTGCGCCGGGTGCTGGAGATGTCCAGCGGGGCGGCGGTCTGCGTGCTGACCGGCCGCTCCGACGAGCACCTCGGCATCGTCGCGGTCGCCGAGGGCGCCCAGGACTACCTGGTCAAGGGCCAGGTCGACGGGGTGCTGCTGACCCGTGCCCTGCGGTACGCGGTGGAACGCAAGCGGGCCGACGAGAACGCCCGCCGGCTGCGCGAGGTCGAGCTGCGCCAGGCCGAGTCGGCCCGGCTGGAACGGGGCCTGCTGCCCCAGCCGCTGATGACCACCGACGAGGTGGCGGTGCACACCTTCTACCGACCGGGCCGGCACGCGGCGCTGATCGGCGGGGACTTCTTCGACGTGGTGCAGACCCGGCCGGACCGGGTCGACCTGATCGTCGGTGACGTCTGCGGGCACGGGGTGGACGAGGCGGCCCTCGGCGTCGAGCTGCGGGTGGCCTGGCGGGCGTTGATCCTGGCCGGGGTGCCCGACGACGAGGTGCTGCCCGCCCTGGAGCAGGTGCTGATGAGCGAGCGCCGGCTCCAGGAGATCTTCGCCACCGTCGCCACCGCCCGGCTCGACCTGGCCGCCAACCGGGCCACCGTCCGGCTGGCCGGTCACCCGCCGCCGCTGCTGCTGTCCGGCGGCAAGGTCGCGCCGGTCCCGGCCCGTGGGGGCCTGTTGCTCGGCGTACGACCCCGCCGTCCCGTCGCGTTCGATCTGGAGTTCGACACCGATGACTGGTCCCTGTTGATGTACACCGACGGCCTGATCGAGGGGCGGGTGGGTGACGGCGACGACCGGTTGGACGTCGACGGGCTCACCGGCCTGCTCCAGGAGCGGGCCAACCACGCCGTGCCGCTGTCCGAGCTGCCCGCCTGGCTGGTCGGTCGGGCCGAGCAGATCAACGGTGGGCCGCTCGCCGACGACGTGGCCATGCTGCTGGTCACCCGGGGCGGTGGCCGGTGA
- a CDS encoding sensor histidine kinase: MNTYRRGWTLRRRVLALLAVVGVLLVGLAVAEAAVAAKNRAYTDTLLTRTGPLRVQGQELLNVLLDQETGVRGYAVSGNRADLAPYEQGVRQERDVAATIADLGRDYPAIVDALRTAQQQAADWRRTVAEPVIATTGSSGTAAGQALITAQARQQFDEIRASVGDLQTAILAEREKGARDIERTGNMLVMLLIVAAVVVVVAGTLMLLSLERMVIRPLTGLAQQVREVAAGDYQHHIAGSGPPEFRRLADDVDVMRQKIAKDLAEVRAARENIEWVNSQLQKQAEELTRSNRDLEQFAYVASHDLQEPLRKVASFCQLLQRRYAGQLDERADQYIAFAVDGAQRMQRLINDLLAFSRIGRLTTGFVDVDLNRVMADVASQTEPGRQYADAELTWSELPVIRGEEPLLTNLLVNLVSNSVKFRRPDVPPKVRVSARLVDAEWEITCQDNGIGIEPEFADKIFVIFQRLHAKDAYPGTGIGLAIVKKIVEYHGGRVWVDTDQAEGTAIRFTLPARPEDVEAAKAAAATADATAPTDGDGTTTTGTDDTATTGPDDTATTDRPVGESPVPVGEAAGDGPTVGRQPASGRHEDPPGGPPGQGTTGGTKERVG, encoded by the coding sequence GTGAACACGTACCGCCGGGGGTGGACCCTGCGTCGTCGGGTGCTGGCGCTGCTGGCCGTGGTGGGCGTGCTGCTGGTCGGGCTGGCCGTGGCCGAGGCGGCGGTGGCGGCGAAGAACCGCGCCTACACCGACACGCTGCTCACCCGGACCGGCCCGCTGCGGGTGCAGGGGCAGGAGCTGCTCAACGTGCTGCTCGACCAGGAGACCGGCGTCCGTGGGTACGCGGTCAGCGGCAACCGCGCCGACCTGGCCCCGTACGAGCAGGGGGTGCGGCAGGAGCGCGACGTGGCCGCCACGATCGCCGACCTGGGCCGTGACTACCCGGCGATCGTGGATGCGCTGCGCACGGCGCAGCAGCAGGCGGCGGACTGGCGGCGGACGGTGGCCGAGCCGGTGATCGCGACGACCGGGAGCAGCGGCACGGCCGCCGGCCAGGCGTTGATCACCGCCCAGGCGCGGCAGCAGTTCGACGAGATCAGGGCGTCGGTGGGTGACCTCCAGACGGCGATCCTGGCCGAGCGGGAGAAGGGCGCCCGGGACATCGAGCGGACCGGCAACATGCTGGTGATGCTGCTGATCGTCGCGGCGGTGGTGGTGGTCGTCGCCGGCACCCTGATGCTGCTCTCCCTGGAGCGGATGGTGATCCGGCCGCTGACCGGCCTGGCCCAGCAGGTGCGGGAGGTCGCCGCCGGTGACTACCAGCACCACATCGCCGGGTCGGGGCCGCCGGAGTTCCGCCGGCTCGCCGACGACGTGGACGTGATGCGGCAGAAGATCGCCAAGGACCTGGCCGAGGTGCGGGCCGCCCGGGAGAACATCGAGTGGGTCAACAGCCAGTTGCAGAAGCAGGCCGAGGAGCTGACCCGCTCCAACCGTGACCTGGAGCAGTTCGCCTACGTCGCCTCGCACGACCTCCAGGAGCCGCTGCGCAAGGTGGCCAGCTTCTGCCAGCTGCTCCAGCGTCGGTACGCGGGGCAGCTCGACGAGCGGGCCGACCAGTACATCGCCTTCGCGGTGGACGGCGCGCAGCGGATGCAGCGCCTGATCAACGACCTGTTGGCGTTCTCCCGGATCGGCCGGCTCACCACCGGCTTCGTCGACGTCGACCTGAACCGGGTGATGGCCGACGTGGCCAGCCAGACCGAGCCGGGCCGCCAGTACGCCGACGCCGAGCTGACCTGGAGCGAGCTGCCGGTGATCCGCGGCGAGGAGCCGCTGCTCACCAACCTGCTGGTCAACCTGGTGAGCAACTCGGTGAAGTTCCGCCGGCCGGACGTCCCGCCGAAGGTGCGGGTCTCGGCCCGGCTGGTCGACGCCGAGTGGGAGATCACCTGCCAGGACAACGGCATCGGCATCGAGCCCGAGTTCGCCGACAAGATCTTCGTGATCTTCCAGCGGCTGCACGCCAAGGACGCCTACCCGGGCACCGGCATCGGCCTGGCCATCGTCAAGAAGATCGTCGAGTACCACGGCGGTCGGGTCTGGGTGGACACCGACCAGGCCGAGGGGACCGCGATCCGGTTCACCCTGCCGGCCCGGCCGGAGGACGTCGAGGCGGCGAAGGCGGCGGCCGCCACGGCCGACGCGACCGCCCCGACCGACGGGGACGGCACCACGACGACGGGGACGGACGACACGGCGACCACCGGCCCGGACGACACGGCGACGACCGACCGCCCGGTCGGGGAGTCGCCGGTGCCGGTCGGTGAGGCCGCCGGGGACGGGCCGACGGTCGGGCGGCAGCCGGCCAGCGGGCGACACGAGGACCCACCCGGCGGGCCGCCGGGGCAAGGCACCACGGGTGGTACGAAGGAGAGGGTCGGATGA
- a CDS encoding response regulator, whose protein sequence is MTAPADGKSPIEVLLVEDDPGDVLMTQEAFEEHKLRNRLTVVSDGAEALAYLRREGRYADAVTPDLILLDLNLPRRDGREVLEEIKNDEQLRRIPVVVLTTSQADEDILRSYQLHANAYVTKPVDFERFISVVRQIDEFFVSVVKLPPRG, encoded by the coding sequence ATGACCGCGCCGGCGGACGGCAAGAGCCCGATCGAGGTCCTGCTGGTCGAGGACGACCCGGGCGACGTGCTGATGACCCAGGAGGCGTTCGAGGAGCACAAGCTGCGCAACCGGCTGACCGTCGTCTCCGACGGCGCCGAGGCGCTGGCCTACCTGCGGCGCGAGGGCCGGTACGCGGACGCGGTGACCCCGGACCTGATCCTGCTCGACCTGAACCTGCCGCGCCGGGACGGCCGGGAGGTGCTGGAGGAGATCAAGAACGACGAGCAGCTGCGCCGCATCCCGGTGGTGGTGCTCACCACCTCCCAGGCCGACGAGGACATCCTGCGCAGCTACCAGCTGCACGCCAACGCCTACGTGACCAAGCCGGTGGACTTCGAGCGCTTCATCTCGGTGGTCCGGCAGATCGACGAGTTCTTCGTCAGCGTGGTCAAGCTGCCGCCGCGTGGCTGA
- a CDS encoding inositol monophosphatase family protein, with the protein MADHLLADVDTLLRETAADVVLPLFRRLDDADVTEKAPGDLVTIADQRAEERISAELRRLLPGSLVVGEEAVAEDGSLLRHLRDGGDVWVVDPVDGTGNFAAGRRPFALMVALLRAGEPTASWVFDPLAATMAVASAGAGTRLDGRPVRAAAAVAPGRLRGTAMVQYLPQATRDRVAAGEGRIGELLPGQHCAGREYLDLLTGAQQFVMFWRTLPWDHAPGALLVREAGGVARRFDGTEYHPADDGRGLLVAVDEQTWHEVRAALLGD; encoded by the coding sequence GTGGCTGACCACCTGCTCGCCGACGTCGACACGCTGCTGCGGGAGACCGCGGCGGACGTGGTGTTGCCGCTGTTCCGCCGGCTCGACGACGCCGACGTCACCGAGAAGGCACCGGGTGACCTGGTCACCATCGCCGACCAGCGGGCCGAGGAGCGGATCTCGGCCGAGCTGCGCCGGCTGCTGCCGGGGTCGCTGGTCGTCGGCGAGGAGGCGGTGGCCGAGGACGGGTCGTTGCTGCGGCACCTGCGCGACGGCGGCGACGTCTGGGTGGTCGACCCGGTCGACGGCACCGGCAACTTCGCCGCCGGTCGCCGGCCGTTCGCGCTGATGGTGGCCCTGCTGCGGGCGGGTGAGCCGACCGCCTCGTGGGTGTTCGACCCGCTGGCCGCGACGATGGCCGTGGCCAGCGCCGGTGCCGGCACCCGGCTGGACGGCCGACCGGTGCGGGCCGCCGCCGCCGTCGCGCCCGGCCGGCTGCGCGGCACCGCGATGGTCCAGTACCTGCCGCAGGCCACCCGGGACCGGGTGGCGGCCGGTGAGGGCCGGATCGGGGAGCTGCTGCCCGGCCAGCACTGCGCCGGCCGGGAGTACCTCGACCTGCTCACCGGGGCGCAGCAGTTCGTCATGTTCTGGCGCACCCTGCCCTGGGACCATGCGCCCGGTGCGCTGCTGGTCCGCGAGGCGGGCGGGGTGGCCCGCCGGTTCGACGGCACCGAGTACCACCCGGCCGACGACGGCCGGGGGCTGCTGGTCGCCGTCGACGAGCAGACCTGGCACGAGGTGCGGGCCGCCCTGCTCGGCGACTGA
- a CDS encoding coiled-coil domain-containing protein → MPRTSLTRPRLRRPLTVLLAALALLLGAGAVPASAEPGEGGTKQLKDALTAAAKGHIEAKAKLDSSKRRQTELAAQLKVLEGRLGELTNQVGEVAAQSYRVGRLTPTSMLLNTASPEAFLKRAADLDMMAQRDGKQLRALAEARHEAAQATLDINAEVREQQKQLATLAKKKRDAERALATVSSGSSAGFSGGSSSAKPAPRNSDGSWPSESCSVNDPTTSGCITPRTLHAMQQAKAAGYKRFVSCHRSGGGGEHPKGRACDFSAATSGFKDETATGGDKAYGDSLANYFKNNANRLGVLYVIWYRQIWMPNTGWRAYSGSGSPAADHTNHVHLSMY, encoded by the coding sequence GTGCCCAGGACCAGCCTGACCCGGCCCCGCCTGCGGCGGCCGCTGACCGTGCTGCTCGCCGCGCTGGCGCTACTGCTCGGTGCCGGCGCGGTGCCCGCCTCGGCGGAGCCCGGCGAGGGCGGCACCAAGCAGCTCAAGGACGCGCTGACGGCGGCGGCGAAGGGGCACATCGAGGCCAAGGCCAAGCTGGACAGCTCCAAGCGGCGGCAGACCGAGCTGGCCGCCCAGCTGAAGGTGTTGGAGGGTCGGCTGGGTGAGCTGACCAACCAGGTGGGCGAGGTGGCCGCGCAGTCGTACCGGGTGGGCCGGCTGACGCCGACGTCGATGCTGCTCAACACGGCCAGCCCGGAGGCGTTCCTCAAGCGGGCGGCCGACCTCGACATGATGGCCCAGCGGGACGGCAAACAGCTCCGCGCGCTCGCCGAGGCGCGGCACGAGGCCGCCCAGGCCACCCTCGACATCAACGCCGAGGTCCGGGAGCAGCAGAAGCAGCTCGCCACGCTGGCCAAGAAGAAGCGGGACGCCGAGCGCGCCCTGGCCACGGTCAGCTCGGGCAGCAGCGCCGGTTTCAGCGGCGGGTCGAGTTCGGCGAAGCCGGCCCCGCGCAACTCCGACGGGTCGTGGCCCAGCGAGTCGTGTTCGGTGAACGACCCGACCACCTCCGGCTGCATCACCCCGCGCACCCTGCACGCCATGCAGCAGGCCAAGGCAGCCGGCTACAAGCGGTTCGTGTCCTGCCACCGCAGCGGCGGGGGCGGCGAGCACCCCAAGGGCCGGGCCTGCGACTTCTCGGCCGCCACCAGCGGCTTCAAGGACGAGACGGCCACCGGCGGGGACAAGGCGTACGGCGACAGCCTGGCCAACTACTTCAAGAACAACGCCAACCGGCTCGGCGTGCTCTACGTGATCTGGTACCGGCAGATCTGGATGCCGAACACCGGCTGGCGGGCGTACAGCGGGTCGGGCAGCCCGGCCGCCGACCACACAAACCATGTTCACCTTTCGATGTACTGA